In the Pseudoalteromonas ulvae UL12 genome, AGTCGAAAAAACGAGAAAAAGTCGTGCCTAAAATCACCGAGCCACTACATCTCACATTATTTTGAACAACTAAGTTGATTTTAGAGCTAATCTTAGTTGGCTTTGAGGCTTGATGGTTTGCATCAACAGACAAAGTGATACTAAGGCAATACCAACCCACCCAATGACCTTAAACCTTTCACCAATGATGAAAACAGCCAAAATAGTTGCAACCAAAGGTTCGATTAAGGTAATTAGTGTCGCTTTACTGGCATCAATAAAATTCAAGCCAAAACCAAATAAAAGATACCCTAAAAACATGGGAACTATCGCCATGTACAAAGAGACCAAGGTATTAGTCGAGCTTGAAAATAAATTATCACCTGTAAACCATAATGAAGGGAGTAACAAAACTGCCGCACAACCAAACAACCCCGACATAGACGATTTTGAATGAACACCACTTTCCATTAAATGCTTGGCTGCCCATGAATAACCCGCATACGTTAATCCTGCAATCCCACCCAGAATAACCCCAATACTCTGTTGATGAACACCGTACCCAATATCATTACTATGCTCCCTTCCTAAAACTAACAGTACAATCCCTATCACTCCAATCACAAAGCTCACAATCCATTGCCGAGAAATGTTTTTTTTACTGAGCAGACGTTCAAGCATTGCGGCAAAAAAAGGTGCCGAAGCGATAGAGACTACAGTGCCAGTGGCCACTCCAGCTAAATGCATTGAGGAATAAAATGCTAATGGGTAAATGGCAACCGAAGCGGCCCCTAATAATAAGACCATAGGTTGCTTGAACAAGAGTTTGCAATCACAAAATAATCTTTTTCGCGCGCTGATAACAAGTAATACTCCCCCTACTCCCATCGAGAATGCACCAATGGCCAAAGAGCTCACATCTGGGGAATAGCTTGCTACCGTACCCGTTGTTCCCCACAAGAAACTAGCAATAATAATAGCGATAACACCTTTAAAAGATCTGTCATGATTTTCCATCATAAAACCTGATTACGATAACTCCAATACAGAAATGCTACGCTAATCACCCAAGGTATATTTAACAATTCAGACGCTATTATTAACAATTCAGACTAAGTTTACTTTTTGAATTTAGTGGGTGACAGACCAAAGTATTGAGAGAACTTTCTGCTAAAGGCTGAGAGTTCTTTATAACCTACTTTTTCACCAATAATTTGGAGAGGGTAATCTGTATGAGTAAGTAAAGCTTCGGCTTTTTCCATCCGAAGCTTTGTTACATACTTCATAACAGTCATCCCTATTTGTTGCTTAAAAAGCTTCTTAAACTGTGTATCACTCAAAAAAGCGGATTCAGCTAAGCGTTTTATTTGAAGTGGCTCTTCAATATTTTGTTCTATAAAAGATATTGCTGCACTAATACGACGATCTACTTTTGGCAATAAAGGCTGTTCGGCGAGTAATAAACTAAACATTTCAAACATCGCCTGTTCTAATTGGCTATTAACCTTATTTTCTAATTGGTTTTCGATAAATGTTAAATAACTGGTAAGAGATGAATTAATTGCAAAAACAATACATTGTGACGATGAAACATTGAGTGGTAGCTTGTCCATATCGACAACTACAAATCTAGCTTCGGTGTTTGCAGTAAACAAGTGATCTTCGTTGGCTTTAACGACAACACATTCTCTTGGAGCAACTTTTCCATTGAAATCACCAACACATATATTGATGACACCACGCAAAGGTAAAACCAATTGATTAAACTGGTGAGAGTGACGAACTGGTTTTGTGCTATAGGAACGGATAGATAATAGATTTTTCATAAAAATAAAAAACGGATTGCCGGATTTCAACCTGACTAATTTATACATCTTAGAGTAATGATTAATAAAGTGAAGTGTTAGTTTTTACTGGTCGTTATCTATCTTTAATATCTGTTATGGCCCACCATTGACCAATTTTTCAATTTCGAACTGCAGTCGCCTATATTTAAAAGTGAATATACGTATTTAAGTTATACTTTTTCCGTCAGATAATAAGGGTATTAGTCACTCATGAAACAGATTAAAAATGCTCATTGTTTATTGATTTTTATCTGGGTTTTAGTCTTGTCTCTGCCGCTAAACTCTCATGCAAATCGCTTAATTTTAGCAACTGACGATGGCCCACCTCATATGATCAAAGAGAACAATGGTGGCATTGATATCGATATTGTCAAACAGGTTTTGGCTGAAGTTGGCCACAACACAGATATCATTTATGTGCCGTTAACACGTGCAAAATTAATGGTTTCAGAAAAGAAAGCCGATGTCTTTGTGCCGACATTTCTTCAACCAAATAACACAAACATTTACTACTCCGATCCGGTGATCAACTATAAACCAACGGTATT is a window encoding:
- a CDS encoding DMT family transporter — protein: MENHDRSFKGVIAIIIASFLWGTTGTVASYSPDVSSLAIGAFSMGVGGVLLVISARKRLFCDCKLLFKQPMVLLLGAASVAIYPLAFYSSMHLAGVATGTVVSIASAPFFAAMLERLLSKKNISRQWIVSFVIGVIGIVLLVLGREHSNDIGYGVHQQSIGVILGGIAGLTYAGYSWAAKHLMESGVHSKSSMSGLFGCAAVLLLPSLWFTGDNLFSSSTNTLVSLYMAIVPMFLGYLLFGFGLNFIDASKATLITLIEPLVATILAVFIIGERFKVIGWVGIALVSLCLLMQTIKPQSQLRLALKST
- a CDS encoding AraC family transcriptional regulator; amino-acid sequence: MKNLLSIRSYSTKPVRHSHQFNQLVLPLRGVINICVGDFNGKVAPRECVVVKANEDHLFTANTEARFVVVDMDKLPLNVSSSQCIVFAINSSLTSYLTFIENQLENKVNSQLEQAMFEMFSLLLAEQPLLPKVDRRISAAISFIEQNIEEPLQIKRLAESAFLSDTQFKKLFKQQIGMTVMKYVTKLRMEKAEALLTHTDYPLQIIGEKVGYKELSAFSRKFSQYFGLSPTKFKK